In one window of Pseudomonas chlororaphis subsp. chlororaphis DNA:
- a CDS encoding HAD family hydrolase — translation MALAIFDLDETLIHGDCATLWSEQMGRLGWVDSESFMRRNNELMDAYSHGKLAMEEFMAFSLEPMAGRTPEEVGHLVGPWVEDVIEPIIFSDACKAIAAHRKAGDRILVISASGTHLVQPIAERLGIDEVLGIELEVLHGVYSGNTLGTLTYREGKVTRLLEWLDAEEENLEGASFYSDSRNDLPLLLKVDYPHVVNPDPVLREHAEKAGWPIHQWK, via the coding sequence ATGGCCCTGGCAATTTTTGATCTGGACGAGACCCTGATCCACGGCGACTGCGCCACCCTCTGGAGCGAACAGATGGGGCGCCTGGGCTGGGTCGACAGCGAGTCTTTCATGCGCCGCAACAACGAGCTGATGGACGCCTACAGCCACGGCAAGCTGGCCATGGAGGAGTTCATGGCCTTCAGCCTGGAACCGATGGCCGGACGCACCCCGGAAGAGGTCGGGCACCTGGTCGGCCCCTGGGTCGAGGACGTGATCGAACCGATCATTTTCAGCGACGCCTGCAAAGCCATCGCCGCCCACCGCAAGGCCGGCGACCGGATCCTGGTGATCTCGGCCTCGGGCACTCACCTGGTCCAGCCCATCGCCGAACGCCTGGGCATCGATGAAGTCCTGGGGATCGAGCTGGAGGTCCTGCACGGGGTCTACAGCGGCAATACCCTGGGCACCCTGACCTACCGCGAAGGCAAGGTCACCCGCCTGCTGGAATGGCTGGATGCCGAAGAAGAAAACCTCGAAGGCGCGAGCTTCTATTCCGACTCGCGCAACGACCTGCCATTGCTGCTGAAGGTCGACTACCCCCATGTGGTCAACCCGGACCCGGTGCTGCGCGAACACGCAGAAAAGGCCGGCTGGCCGATTCATCAGTGGAAATAA
- a CDS encoding zinc-binding dehydrogenase, whose product MKALQGVEGHVEWVEEPSPTCDVGQVRIRVAAAGLNRADLLQRAGLYPPPPGASKVLGLECSGVISEVGPGSAWQVGDRVCALLAGGGMAEEVVVDARHVLPVPEGLSLAQAAALPEVYSTAWLNLFQLAALKPGEKVLLHAGASGVGSAAIQLCKAFGNPCWVSVGSGDRLAYCEALGAQGGVVRTDGLEGLRDFGPFDVILDPVGANYAAHNVKLLALDGRWVLIGLMGGREAQLDLAQILGKRIQLLGSTLRSRDEQFKADLFSDLSQHVWPLFAEGRLSPQLAMTFPIKDAEAAFAELATNQVSGKLVLLIDETLA is encoded by the coding sequence GTGAAAGCATTGCAAGGCGTTGAAGGTCATGTGGAGTGGGTTGAAGAGCCCAGTCCGACGTGCGACGTAGGACAAGTGCGAATCCGCGTGGCGGCCGCGGGACTGAACCGGGCCGACCTGTTGCAACGAGCCGGGCTCTATCCGCCGCCACCGGGCGCCAGCAAGGTGCTGGGCCTTGAGTGCTCGGGGGTGATCAGCGAGGTCGGCCCGGGCTCTGCGTGGCAGGTCGGCGATCGGGTCTGCGCGCTGCTGGCCGGGGGCGGCATGGCCGAGGAAGTGGTGGTCGATGCCCGTCATGTCCTGCCGGTGCCGGAAGGGCTGTCCCTGGCGCAAGCGGCGGCGCTGCCCGAGGTGTACAGCACCGCCTGGCTGAACCTGTTCCAGCTGGCGGCCCTCAAGCCGGGGGAGAAGGTCCTGCTGCACGCCGGCGCCAGTGGTGTCGGTTCGGCCGCGATCCAGTTGTGCAAGGCGTTTGGCAACCCATGCTGGGTCAGCGTCGGTTCCGGCGACCGCCTGGCCTACTGTGAAGCGCTGGGGGCCCAGGGCGGCGTGGTGCGCACCGACGGCCTGGAAGGCCTGCGGGATTTCGGGCCGTTCGATGTGATCCTGGATCCGGTCGGCGCCAACTATGCCGCGCATAACGTCAAGCTGCTGGCCCTGGACGGGCGCTGGGTGCTGATCGGCTTGATGGGCGGGCGCGAGGCCCAACTGGACCTGGCGCAGATCCTCGGCAAGCGCATCCAGTTGCTGGGTTCGACCTTGCGCAGCCGCGACGAGCAGTTCAAGGCCGATCTGTTCAGCGACCTCAGCCAGCATGTCTGGCCACTGTTCGCCGAAGGGCGCCTGAGCCCGCAGCTGGCCATGACCTTCCCGATCAAGGACGCCGAAGCGGCCTTTGCCGAGCTGGCGACCAACCAGGTGTCGGGCAAGCTGGTGCTGCTGATCGACGAGACCTTGGCATGA
- a CDS encoding carboxy terminal-processing peptidase: protein MKHLFPSTALALFIGLGLLPMSTNTFAANSWDKLQPDRDEVIASLNVVELLKRHHYSKPPLDDARSAIIYDSYLKLLDPSRSYFMASDIAEFDKWKTQFDDFLKSGDLNAGFIIYKRYLDRVKARLDFALAELGKGVDKFDFTTKESLLIDRKDAPWLKTTAELDDLWRKRVKDEVLRMKIAGKEPKQIQETLTKRYKNQLARLDQTRAEDIFQAYINTFAMSYDPHTNYLSPDNAENFDINMSLSLEGIGAVLQSDNDQVKVVRLVPAGPADKTKQVAPADKIIGVAQGDKEMVDVVGWRLDEVVKLIRGPKGSVVRLEIIPASNAPNDQTSKIVSITREAVKLEEQAAKKSILNLKQDGKDYKLGVIEIPAFYLDFKAFRAGDPDYKSTTRDVKKLLTELQKDKVDGVVIDLRNNGGGSLQEATELTSLFIDKGPTVLVRNADGRVDVLEDENPGAFYKGPMALLVNRLSASASEIFAGAMQDYHRALIIGGQTFGKGTVQTIQPLNHGELKLTLAKFYRVSGQSTQHQGVLPDIDYPSIIDTKEIGESALPEAMPWDTIRPAIKPAVDPFKPFLAQLKSEHDVRSAKDAEFVFIRDKLALAKKLMAEKTVSLNEAERRAQHADIEAKQLTLENIRRKAKGEEPLKELKKEDEDAIAAADPDKTKPEDDAYLSETGRILLDYLKLNTAVAKH from the coding sequence ATGAAGCATTTGTTCCCCAGCACCGCCCTCGCTCTTTTCATTGGTCTCGGTCTGCTGCCGATGTCGACCAATACGTTCGCAGCCAATAGCTGGGACAAACTTCAGCCGGATCGCGACGAGGTAATTGCCAGCCTCAATGTCGTCGAGCTGCTCAAGCGTCATCACTACAGCAAGCCACCGCTGGACGACGCGCGCTCGGCGATCATCTATGACAGCTACCTGAAGCTGCTGGACCCGTCGCGCAGCTACTTCATGGCCAGCGACATCGCGGAATTCGACAAGTGGAAAACCCAGTTCGACGACTTCCTGAAAAGCGGTGACCTGAACGCCGGCTTCATCATTTACAAACGCTACCTGGACCGCGTCAAGGCGCGCCTGGACTTTGCCCTGGCCGAGCTGGGCAAAGGCGTCGACAAATTCGACTTCACCACCAAGGAGTCCTTGCTGATCGATCGCAAGGACGCGCCGTGGCTCAAGACCACCGCGGAACTCGACGACCTGTGGCGCAAGCGCGTCAAGGACGAAGTCCTGCGCATGAAGATCGCTGGCAAGGAACCCAAGCAGATCCAGGAAACGCTGACCAAGCGCTACAAGAATCAGCTCGCCCGCCTGGACCAGACCCGCGCCGAAGATATCTTCCAGGCGTACATCAACACCTTCGCCATGTCCTACGACCCGCACACCAACTATCTGTCGCCGGATAACGCGGAGAACTTCGACATCAACATGAGCCTGTCGCTGGAAGGCATCGGCGCCGTGTTGCAGAGCGACAACGACCAGGTCAAGGTCGTGCGCCTGGTGCCAGCCGGCCCGGCGGACAAGACCAAGCAGGTGGCCCCGGCGGACAAGATCATCGGCGTGGCCCAGGGCGACAAGGAAATGGTCGACGTGGTCGGCTGGCGCCTGGACGAAGTGGTCAAGCTGATCCGCGGTCCGAAAGGCTCGGTGGTGCGCCTGGAAATCATCCCGGCGAGCAACGCGCCGAACGACCAGACCAGCAAGATCGTCTCCATCACCCGCGAAGCGGTGAAGCTGGAAGAGCAGGCGGCGAAGAAGTCGATCCTCAACCTCAAGCAGGACGGCAAGGACTACAAGCTTGGGGTGATCGAGATCCCGGCCTTCTACCTGGACTTCAAGGCCTTCCGTGCCGGCGATCCGGACTACAAGAGCACCACCCGTGATGTGAAGAAACTGCTGACCGAGTTGCAGAAAGACAAGGTCGACGGCGTGGTCATCGACCTGCGCAACAACGGCGGCGGTTCCCTGCAGGAAGCCACCGAGCTGACCAGTCTGTTCATCGACAAGGGCCCTACCGTGCTGGTGCGTAACGCCGACGGCCGGGTCGACGTGCTCGAAGATGAAAACCCTGGCGCCTTCTACAAAGGGCCGATGGCGCTGCTGGTCAACCGTCTCTCGGCCTCGGCCTCGGAGATTTTCGCCGGTGCGATGCAGGACTATCACCGTGCCCTGATCATCGGTGGCCAGACCTTCGGCAAAGGCACCGTGCAGACCATCCAGCCGCTCAACCACGGCGAGCTGAAACTGACCCTGGCCAAGTTCTACCGGGTTTCCGGGCAGAGCACCCAGCATCAGGGCGTGCTGCCGGACATCGATTACCCGTCGATCATCGACACCAAGGAAATCGGCGAAAGCGCCCTGCCCGAAGCCATGCCATGGGACACCATTCGCCCGGCCATCAAGCCGGCGGTGGATCCGTTCAAGCCGTTCCTCGCGCAGCTGAAATCCGAGCATGACGTGCGCTCGGCCAAGGACGCCGAGTTCGTCTTCATCCGCGACAAGCTGGCACTGGCCAAGAAGCTGATGGCGGAAAAAACCGTCAGCCTCAATGAAGCCGAACGTCGGGCACAACACGCCGACATCGAGGCCAAGCAGCTGACGCTGGAAAACATCCGCCGCAAGGCCAAGGGTGAAGAGCCGCTCAAGGAGCTGAAGAAAGAAGACGAGGACGCCATCGCGGCCGCCGATCCGGACAAGACCAAGCCGGAAGACGACGCTTACCTCAGCGAAACCGGGCGAATCCTCCTCGATTACCTGAAGCTCAACACCGCGGTCGCCAAGCACTGA
- a CDS encoding bifunctional diguanylate cyclase/phosphodiesterase, which yields MTTTEQLSALSSILAQSGLHSLFQPIICLSKRRILGYEALTRGPSNSPLHSPVALFAVARQVGRLNELEIACRQSACKGFSEQQLPGKLFLNVSPESLLEAAHQPGRTLQLLQDFGIPPSQVVIELTEQTPIDDFQLLHNALHHYRDMGFSIALDDLGAGYSSLRLWSELRPDYVKIDRHFIDGIHQDALKREFVGSILQIAKASRAQVIAEGIEVAEELEVLTEMGVDLLQGYLLCRPQEHPPRDGRNLLPKRESTPATLNDEGSDLSALLNEQPAVARDIPTATVLEAFRRQANLNSLAVLDEQGQPCGIVHRHSLSDALLKPFATDLFARKPISRLMNDDFLAVEISQSLQQVSRLITSRARQRIEEDFIITLNGSYLGLGRVIDVLKLITELKIQQARYANPLTLLPGNVPIQQCLTHLLQQGRESLICYVDIDSFKPFNDIYGYGRGDEVLLCLAQCLNDRVDPSRDFVGHIGGDDFLLVLGPEDWQKRLNQLLDDFHGQCRRFYRSEHLEAGCFIAPNRQGIRQEFALLSLSIGVVHLYPQACGQLDASQLAELASQAKHHAKNVPGYSIHVIDSRQMADGFTADADRLADPVYSTDSAAPA from the coding sequence ATGACCACGACCGAACAGCTGAGTGCCTTGAGCTCAATCCTGGCTCAAAGCGGTTTGCACAGTCTGTTCCAGCCGATCATCTGTCTCTCTAAACGGCGCATTCTCGGCTACGAAGCCTTGACCCGTGGTCCGTCCAACAGCCCGCTGCACTCCCCTGTCGCCCTGTTTGCAGTGGCCCGCCAGGTCGGACGCCTCAACGAGCTGGAAATCGCTTGCCGCCAGAGCGCCTGCAAGGGGTTCAGCGAGCAGCAGTTGCCCGGCAAACTGTTCCTCAACGTCTCCCCGGAATCGCTGCTGGAGGCTGCCCACCAGCCCGGGCGGACCCTGCAATTGCTGCAAGACTTCGGTATTCCGCCGAGCCAGGTGGTGATCGAACTCACCGAGCAGACGCCAATCGATGACTTCCAGCTGTTGCACAATGCGCTGCATCATTATCGGGACATGGGTTTCTCGATCGCCCTGGACGACCTCGGCGCCGGTTATTCGAGCCTGCGCCTGTGGTCCGAGCTGCGCCCGGACTACGTAAAGATCGACCGGCACTTTATCGACGGCATTCATCAGGATGCCCTCAAGCGCGAGTTCGTCGGCTCGATCCTGCAAATTGCCAAGGCCTCCCGGGCCCAGGTGATCGCCGAGGGCATCGAAGTGGCGGAAGAGCTGGAGGTGCTCACGGAAATGGGCGTGGACCTGCTGCAGGGTTACCTGCTCTGCCGCCCCCAGGAACATCCGCCCCGCGATGGCCGCAACCTGCTGCCCAAGCGCGAAAGCACTCCCGCGACGCTCAACGACGAAGGCAGCGACCTCAGTGCCCTGCTCAACGAACAACCGGCGGTAGCACGCGACATACCGACGGCCACGGTGCTGGAAGCCTTCCGTCGCCAGGCCAACCTCAACTCGCTGGCGGTGCTCGACGAACAGGGCCAGCCCTGCGGCATCGTGCACCGCCATTCGTTGTCCGATGCCCTGCTCAAGCCCTTTGCCACCGACCTGTTTGCCCGCAAGCCCATCAGCCGCCTGATGAACGATGACTTTCTCGCGGTAGAGATCAGCCAGTCGCTGCAACAAGTCAGCCGCCTGATCACCAGCCGTGCCCGGCAACGGATCGAAGAGGATTTCATCATCACCCTCAACGGTAGCTACCTGGGCCTGGGGCGGGTGATCGATGTGCTCAAGCTGATTACCGAGCTGAAGATCCAGCAGGCGCGTTATGCCAACCCGTTGACCCTGCTGCCTGGCAACGTGCCGATCCAGCAATGCCTGACCCACCTGCTGCAACAAGGACGGGAATCGCTGATCTGTTACGTGGACATCGACAGCTTCAAGCCCTTCAACGATATCTATGGCTACGGCCGTGGTGATGAAGTGCTGTTGTGCCTGGCGCAGTGCCTGAATGACCGGGTGGACCCCAGCCGCGATTTCGTCGGCCATATCGGCGGCGACGACTTTCTCCTGGTATTGGGCCCCGAGGACTGGCAAAAACGCCTGAACCAGCTGCTGGACGACTTCCATGGCCAGTGCCGGCGTTTTTATCGCAGCGAACACCTGGAAGCCGGCTGCTTCATCGCCCCCAACCGCCAGGGCATTCGCCAGGAGTTCGCCTTGCTGTCACTGTCCATTGGCGTGGTGCACCTGTATCCACAGGCCTGTGGACAACTCGATGCCAGCCAGTTGGCCGAGCTGGCCTCGCAAGCCAAGCACCACGCCAAGAATGTGCCGGGCTACAGCATCCATGTGATCGACAGCCGTCAGATGGCAGACGGCTTTACGGCTGACGCGGACCGGCTAGCGGATCCGGTGTACTCGACTGATTCAGCTGCGCCAGCTTGA
- a CDS encoding SEL1-like repeat protein has product MFWRLKARAGYWLARRLFHWPWFVRQPRGWHWLEGQLARMANLGDVDAQSFYGHILTFRGQGLGAREEGIRLLRLAGLAGDAKAAYQMGVISLAGSPSKAADAAQAARWWTLAAKAGHPLAEVKLAQLNQSSTPDPLAGPRQP; this is encoded by the coding sequence GTGTTCTGGCGCCTCAAGGCGCGAGCCGGCTACTGGCTGGCTCGCCGGTTGTTTCATTGGCCCTGGTTTGTGCGTCAACCCCGGGGCTGGCATTGGCTGGAGGGGCAATTGGCGCGCATGGCGAACCTGGGGGACGTCGACGCACAGAGCTTTTATGGCCATATCCTGACCTTTCGTGGCCAGGGGCTGGGGGCTCGCGAAGAAGGCATACGCCTGTTACGTCTTGCCGGCTTGGCCGGGGACGCCAAGGCGGCCTATCAGATGGGCGTCATCAGCCTGGCCGGTTCGCCCAGCAAGGCCGCGGATGCGGCGCAAGCTGCCCGTTGGTGGACCCTGGCGGCGAAAGCCGGGCATCCCCTGGCCGAGGTCAAGCTGGCGCAGCTGAATCAGTCGAGTACACCGGATCCGCTAGCCGGTCCGCGTCAGCCGTAA
- a CDS encoding helix-turn-helix domain-containing protein encodes MDIQIIARDGEPEYAVLPWAQYQALLKAAGITEQSPREARGPVATTADQPLPGLDQLRSLREAKGIAIEALARTVGISPSYLAMIESGERQPDAAIRRSLAWELTVPGWRDES; translated from the coding sequence ATGGATATTCAGATAATTGCACGCGATGGCGAGCCCGAATATGCGGTTCTGCCATGGGCTCAGTATCAGGCTTTGCTAAAAGCCGCAGGTATTACCGAACAATCTCCGCGAGAAGCCAGGGGGCCTGTCGCGACCACAGCCGACCAGCCGCTTCCAGGTCTGGATCAACTTCGCAGTTTGCGTGAAGCCAAGGGCATCGCCATTGAGGCGCTTGCCCGTACGGTAGGTATCAGTCCGTCATATCTGGCCATGATTGAAAGCGGTGAGCGTCAACCCGACGCCGCTATACGCCGTAGCCTGGCCTGGGAATTGACGGTTCCGGGTTGGAGGGATGAATCGTGA
- a CDS encoding YkvA family protein, with amino-acid sequence MKAPWNFARFLPLAGRLLSRGRLPTLLFAVASKGALQGGRLGKLKDDLRLLQALCLAYWRGEYRAISPKALLSVVAGLMYFLSPLDAIPDFLPMFGMLDDIAVLAWIMKTLDGELNAFRAWRNRQQPEKLAVVERLPDTPEQLQLEGPKKN; translated from the coding sequence ATGAAAGCACCCTGGAATTTTGCCCGCTTCCTGCCCCTGGCCGGCCGCTTGCTCAGCCGTGGCCGACTGCCGACCCTGTTGTTCGCCGTGGCCAGCAAAGGCGCCTTGCAAGGCGGCCGTCTTGGCAAGCTCAAGGACGATCTGCGCCTGCTGCAGGCCCTGTGCCTGGCTTACTGGCGTGGCGAGTACCGCGCCATCAGCCCCAAGGCACTGCTGTCGGTGGTCGCGGGCCTGATGTACTTCCTCAGCCCGTTGGATGCCATCCCGGACTTCCTGCCGATGTTCGGCATGCTCGACGATATCGCCGTTCTGGCCTGGATCATGAAAACCCTGGACGGCGAACTCAACGCCTTTCGCGCCTGGCGCAATCGCCAGCAACCGGAGAAGCTGGCGGTAGTGGAACGTTTGCCTGACACCCCGGAACAACTGCAATTGGAAGGCCCGAAGAAAAACTGA
- a CDS encoding FKBP-type peptidyl-prolyl cis-trans isomerase — protein MKQHRLAAAVALVSLVLAGCDSQTSVELKTPAQKASYGIGLNMGKSLAQEGMDDLDSKAVAQGIEDAIGKKEQKLKDDELVEAFAALQKRAEERMAKISEESAAAGKKFLEENGKKAGVTTTASGLQYEVLKKADGAQPKPTDVVTVHYTGTLTNGTVFDSSVERGSPIDLPVSGVIPGWVEGLQLMHVGEKYKLYIPSDLAYGAQSPSPAIPANSVLVFELELLGIKDPAKQDDAK, from the coding sequence ATGAAACAGCATCGGTTAGCGGCGGCGGTAGCCCTGGTTAGCCTGGTACTCGCGGGTTGTGACTCGCAGACCAGCGTGGAGCTGAAAACCCCGGCGCAGAAAGCTTCCTATGGTATCGGCCTGAACATGGGCAAAAGCCTTGCCCAGGAAGGTATGGATGACCTGGATTCCAAAGCGGTAGCCCAGGGCATCGAAGATGCCATCGGCAAGAAAGAACAGAAGCTGAAAGACGACGAACTGGTCGAAGCCTTCGCTGCGCTGCAAAAGCGTGCTGAAGAGCGCATGGCCAAGATCAGCGAAGAGTCGGCAGCAGCCGGCAAGAAATTCCTCGAAGAAAACGGCAAGAAGGCTGGCGTGACCACTACCGCCTCCGGCCTGCAGTACGAAGTGCTGAAAAAAGCCGATGGCGCCCAGCCTAAGCCGACCGACGTGGTGACCGTTCACTACACCGGCACCCTGACCAACGGCACTGTGTTCGACAGCTCGGTCGAGCGCGGCAGCCCGATCGATCTGCCGGTCAGCGGCGTGATTCCGGGTTGGGTCGAAGGCCTGCAACTGATGCACGTCGGCGAGAAGTACAAACTGTACATCCCGAGCGATCTGGCCTACGGCGCACAGAGCCCGAGCCCGGCCATTCCGGCCAACTCGGTTCTGGTGTTCGAGCTGGAACTGCTGGGTATCAAGGATCCAGCGAAACAAGACGACGCCAAGTAA
- a CDS encoding di-heme-cytochrome C peroxidase, which translates to MRLLSRVLLLILALIGVALAVVLYYVANPKLPDYIPARQVHYQDQWSAADRQTYYFTPQGTQVKGLRYEWFAALELPFSTQRFAAPQYLARFGFLVDPAQQASADNPENLPVGFTRHQNPGSPQQYLDITCAACHTGELRYNQQALRIDGGSAQHVLPSSVPTLRGGSFGQALVASLASTYYNPWKFERFARNVLGQGYDAEHEQLRKDFKASLDTFLHVAWNDTHRGLYPTEEGPGRTDAFGRIANASFGDAISPDNYRVANAPVDYPQLWDIWTFDWVQWNGSAQQPMARNIGEALGVGATLNFFDAQGQPLKGDARYASSVRVRDLNRIEETLQRLKPPTWPEDLFGSIDKPLAAKGRALFAENCAGCHVPPVTEVNGRPVQQLKMLPVAVIGTDPNTANNIADQRYDLSALQWDATELAQSNVQLHPTPTEPLDMRQLSAAKGLAYVTAFVEERAYRDAQVTPAERPRLDGYGLPIGVRELRAYKARPLAGVWATPPFLHNGSVPSLYQLLSPQDERASTFYKGTFEYDPKHLGYRTEPFKNGFLFDTRISGNHNSGHEFRSGKRGDGVIGRLLQPEERWALLEYLKVLGGPLEAQLP; encoded by the coding sequence TTGCGCCTCTTATCCCGTGTTTTGCTCTTGATCCTCGCCCTGATCGGCGTCGCCCTGGCCGTGGTCCTGTATTACGTGGCCAATCCGAAATTGCCCGACTATATACCCGCCCGGCAGGTGCACTATCAGGATCAATGGAGCGCCGCCGACCGCCAGACCTATTACTTCACCCCCCAGGGCACTCAGGTGAAGGGCCTGCGTTATGAGTGGTTCGCCGCCCTGGAACTGCCCTTCTCCACGCAACGCTTCGCCGCGCCGCAGTACCTGGCCCGCTTCGGCTTCCTGGTGGATCCGGCGCAGCAGGCCAGCGCCGATAACCCGGAGAACCTGCCGGTCGGCTTCACCCGCCATCAGAACCCTGGCAGCCCGCAGCAGTACCTGGACATCACCTGCGCCGCCTGCCACACCGGCGAGCTGCGCTACAACCAACAGGCCCTGCGGATCGACGGCGGTTCGGCACAACATGTATTGCCCTCCAGCGTGCCCACCCTGCGCGGCGGCAGCTTCGGCCAGGCCCTGGTCGCCAGCCTGGCGTCGACCTATTACAACCCGTGGAAATTCGAGCGCTTCGCCCGCAACGTGCTGGGCCAGGGCTACGACGCCGAGCATGAACAACTGCGCAAGGACTTCAAGGCGTCGCTGGACACCTTCCTGCACGTCGCCTGGAACGACACTCACCGCGGCCTCTATCCCACCGAGGAAGGCCCCGGACGTACCGATGCCTTTGGCCGGATCGCCAATGCCAGCTTCGGCGACGCCATTTCCCCCGACAACTATCGGGTAGCCAACGCACCGGTGGACTATCCGCAGCTATGGGACATCTGGACCTTCGACTGGGTGCAGTGGAACGGTTCGGCCCAGCAACCCATGGCCCGCAATATCGGCGAGGCGCTGGGTGTAGGCGCCACCCTGAACTTCTTCGATGCCCAGGGCCAGCCGCTCAAGGGCGATGCCCGATACGCGTCGAGCGTTCGGGTGCGCGACCTCAACCGCATCGAAGAAACCCTGCAACGACTGAAACCGCCGACCTGGCCCGAAGATTTGTTCGGCAGCATCGACAAGCCCCTGGCGGCCAAGGGGCGAGCGCTGTTCGCGGAAAACTGTGCAGGTTGCCATGTCCCGCCGGTCACCGAGGTCAACGGGCGCCCGGTACAACAACTGAAGATGCTGCCAGTCGCGGTGATCGGCACCGACCCGAATACGGCCAACAATATTGCCGATCAGCGTTACGACCTGAGCGCGCTGCAATGGGACGCCACCGAACTGGCGCAATCGAATGTCCAGTTGCACCCCACACCCACTGAGCCGCTGGACATGCGCCAGCTGTCAGCGGCCAAGGGCCTGGCCTATGTCACCGCCTTCGTTGAGGAGCGCGCCTACCGGGATGCCCAGGTGACCCCGGCGGAACGCCCGCGACTCGACGGCTACGGCTTGCCGATCGGCGTCCGCGAACTGCGCGCCTACAAGGCCCGGCCGCTGGCCGGGGTATGGGCTACCCCGCCCTTCCTGCATAACGGCTCGGTGCCCAGCCTGTATCAGTTGCTTTCGCCTCAGGACGAACGCGCCAGCACCTTCTATAAAGGCACCTTCGAATACGATCCGAAGCATCTGGGCTATCGTACCGAGCCGTTCAAGAACGGCTTCCTGTTCGATACCAGGATCAGCGGCAATCACAACAGCGGCCATGAATTCCGTTCGGGCAAGCGTGGCGACGGGGTGATCGGCCGCCTTCTGCAACCCGAGGAACGCTGGGCCCTGCTGGAATACTTGAAAGTGCTGGGCGGGCCGCTGGAGGCGCAACTGCCATGA
- a CDS encoding catalase family protein, producing the protein MLITLWLRIGALLLKTLLLLVLIALLGWALSSAWSIWRYQGPVSTEEQVPPGEAAMTQDIIQTAVRIVDQHRDNTRYLRDAHAKAHGCVKAEVQVLEQLAPPLRQGVFAEPGKTWQAMVRLSNGNAYPQFDSIRDARGMAIKLLNVPGTQLLKEQQGRGEQDFVMFNHPNFFVSDVAEYRQNVAAQADGKKVGAFFPGWDPRTWQVRHLFIALATLSPPPASPTQTRYFSVSPYKFGSANAKFRVAPAPDSCPVYNLPAQNQAQPNFLRNALNQQLSTDRVPACLVLQVQRQDPSHYMPIEDTSIEWRESDAPFETVARIKIPAQDFDTPRQNLQCDNLSFNPWFGLEAHRPIGGINRLRKAVYEAVSDYRHSRNAEQ; encoded by the coding sequence ATGCTGATCACCTTATGGCTGCGCATAGGGGCGCTGCTGCTCAAGACACTTCTGCTGCTGGTGCTGATCGCCCTGCTCGGCTGGGCGCTGAGCAGCGCCTGGTCGATCTGGCGCTACCAGGGGCCGGTTTCGACCGAAGAACAGGTCCCGCCCGGCGAAGCCGCCATGACCCAGGACATCATCCAGACCGCCGTGCGCATCGTCGATCAGCACCGGGATAACACCCGTTACCTGCGCGACGCCCACGCCAAGGCCCATGGCTGCGTAAAGGCCGAGGTCCAGGTGCTCGAGCAACTGGCGCCGCCGTTGCGCCAGGGCGTGTTCGCCGAACCCGGCAAGACCTGGCAAGCCATGGTGCGGCTGTCCAACGGCAATGCTTATCCACAGTTCGACAGCATTCGTGACGCGCGCGGGATGGCGATCAAGTTGTTGAATGTGCCCGGCACCCAGCTATTGAAGGAACAGCAGGGCCGTGGCGAGCAGGATTTCGTGATGTTCAATCATCCGAACTTCTTCGTCAGCGATGTCGCCGAGTACCGGCAGAATGTCGCCGCGCAGGCGGACGGAAAAAAGGTCGGAGCCTTTTTCCCCGGCTGGGACCCACGCACCTGGCAGGTCCGCCACCTGTTCATTGCCTTGGCCACCCTGTCACCGCCCCCGGCCAGCCCGACGCAAACCCGCTATTTTTCGGTTTCGCCCTACAAGTTCGGCAGCGCCAACGCCAAGTTCCGCGTCGCACCGGCCCCCGACAGCTGCCCGGTGTACAACCTGCCCGCACAAAACCAGGCCCAGCCCAACTTTCTACGCAACGCCCTGAACCAGCAGTTGTCGACCGATCGCGTGCCGGCCTGCTTGGTATTGCAGGTGCAGCGCCAGGACCCAAGCCACTACATGCCCATCGAAGACACCAGCATCGAATGGCGGGAAAGCGATGCGCCCTTCGAAACCGTGGCGCGGATCAAAATTCCTGCCCAGGACTTCGATACCCCGCGGCAGAACCTGCAATGCGACAACCTGTCCTTCAACCCCTGGTTCGGGCTGGAAGCGCACCGCCCCATCGGCGGCATCAACCGCCTGCGCAAGGCGGTGTACGAAGCGGTCAGTGACTACCGGCACAGCCGCAATGCCGAGCAGTGA